A window of Clostridioides sp. ES-S-0010-02 genomic DNA:
AGTGAGATTACATATGCGAAGACTTGAAGAGATATTAGAGTACAATAAATCATTTGTAAAAAATAAAGAATATGAACAGTATGCAACCTCAAAACATCCAAATAAAAAAATAGTAGTCCTATCATGTATGGATACAAGATTAACTGAACTTTTACCTAAAGCCATGAATCTTAAAAATGGAGATGTTAAACTGATAAAAAATGCAGGTGCTACTATAATGCATCCATTTGGAAGTATTATGAGAAGTATTTTAGTTGCAATTTATGAATTTGATGTGGATGAAGTTATGGTTGTAGGACATCATGGATGTGGTATGTGCAATGTGGATACGGATAAATTACTAAATAAAATCTTAGATAGAGGAATATCAAATGATGTAATACTTACACTTCGTAGTGCAGGAATTGATACAAAACAATGGTTACATGGATTTGATTCAGCAGAGGATTCTGTAAAAGATAGTATTAATTTAATAAAAAATCATCCTTTAATTCCAGAGGGAATTGTTGTGCATGGGTTGATTATATCGCCAGAAACTGGAAAAATAGATGTTGTTGTAAATGGATATGAGGATAAATAATATATTGTTATAGTATATAAGTAATATATTATTAAATAAGAGGTTGTTTCAAAATTTATTTTGAGACAACCTTTTTTAATTGATAAATTTATGAAAAGGTTTATCTTAAGGTTTTAATGAAAAATATAAGTAGTTAGCTAATTAAAAAACTTATTATTAACTATTAAAATCATAACTAATCAATAGAAAAATATTTAATAAATGAAATTTATATGAATTTTTTATAAATATATTGAAAAAAGATAGCTGTTATAGTAAAATAATCATTAGCCGACTAAGTAATATAAAAATAAGGAGGGTAAGTATGAATAGCAATTCTGAAGAAAAATTAAATGATGTTTTCTTGCAATTGATGCGAATATATTTTATAAGAACTCATTTTTATTTTGATAAATTAGGCTTGTACCAGGGTCAGCCACAAATACTTTTTTCTCTTAGGATGAAAAATGGTCAAAGTCAAAAAGAATTAGCAGATAAAAGAAAAGTAAAAGCATCTACAACGACAGTTATGATAAAAAGAATGGAAAAAACTGGGCTTGTAGAAAGAAAACAAGATGAAAAAGACCAAAGAATTTCTAGAATTTTTTTAACAGATAAAGGCCTAGAAGTATGTAAGAAAGTTGAGGAATTTAACAAAGAATTAGAAAGAGAAATCTTTTTAGGATTTAGTGAAGAAGAAAAAATAGTACTTAGAAGACTTCTAATGCAAGTTAGAGACAATTTAAAAGCAGGATGTCATAAACATGAGCATGAAAAATATTTCTAAAGTTTAAAACAATGTTTTTCAATTTAATGCTATCAGACTAATTAATATTACAGAAGGGAAGAAGTGTATGTTTAAATTAATTAAATATTTAAAGAAGTCAGCCTTATCAATAGTAATAATAGTATGCTTATTGGTAGTTCAAGCAGTATGTGACCTTTCTTTACCAAAATATACATCTAATATAGTAAATATAGGGATACAGCAAGGTGGAGTAGAAAACTCTGTTCCATCTATAATTAGAAAAAGTGAATTAGATAAGATTACTTTGTTTATGGATAAAGATAATAAGGATAAAATATTAGACAATTATACTTTATTGAATAAGGAAGATTACAGCAAGTATAAAGAGAAGTATCCAAATTTAAAAGACGAATCTCTTTATGAGTTAAATACTAAAAACAAGGATACTATAGATGAGTTAAATACTATTTTTGGTAAATCTATTTTAATTGTATCAGGGCTTGAGGGGGACAGTAAGGAAGTAAAAGCAATGAAATCTCAGATAATGAGTCAACTTCCTACACAAGGGACTCAAGGTGAAGAAGTTGATATATTTAAAGTGTTATCAATGATGCCAACAGAACAATTAGACAAATTAACTAAAGAGATGAGCAAAAGCTTTGAAAGTATGCCAGAAAGTATGATAACACAAAGTTCAGTATCATATGTAAAAGCAGAATATGAAAACATAGGTATTGATACAGAAAATATGCAAAATAATTATATATTACTTACTGGTGCAAAAATGCTTGGTATAGCTATGATTAGTATGATAGCTACAATTACAGTTGGATTTTTAGCAGCAAGAGTAGCAGCAAGCGTAGGAAGAAATTTAAGAAGTGGAGTTTTTAGAAAAGTTATGTCATTTTCAAATAGTGAAATGAATGAGTTTTCTACAGCATCATTAATCACTCGTAGTACAAATGATATTCAACAGATACAAATGTTGATGGTTATGCTACTTAGAATAGTTTTTTATGCTCCAATAATGGCTATAGGTGGAATAATAAAAGTTTTAAATACTAATACTTCAATGGCTTGGATTATAGCAGTTGCAGTAGTAGCCATTTTATCTTTAATAATTGTATTATTCTCAGTTGTTATGCCTAAGTTTAAATTGGTTCAAAAGCTTGTCGATAAGTTAAACTTAGTAAGCCGTGAGATAATTACAGGTATTCCAGTTATAAGAGCTTTTAGTACTGAAAAACATGAAGAAAAAAGATTCGATGAAGCAAATAAAAATTTAACTAAAACAAATCTTTTTGTAAATAGAGTTATGACATGTATGATGCCTGCTATGATGCTTATAATGAACCTTATTACAGTTCTTATAGTTTGGAGAGGTGCATATAGTGTTGATTCTGGAGCAATGCAAGTTGGAGATATGATGGCATTTATACAATATACAATGCAGATAATAATGTCATTCTTGATGATATCAATGATATCTATTATGCTTCCAAGAGCATCTGTTTCAGCTACACGTATAGATGAAGTGTTGGTATCAGATATAAGTATCAAAGACCCAGAAAAATCAAAAGTACAAGAATTTAAAGAAGATAAAAAAGGTCTTGTTGAATTTAAAAATGTTTCATTCATGTATCCAGATGCAGAAGAAGCTATATTGACAGATATATCCTTTACAGCAAAACCAGGAGAAACAACTGCATTTATAGGAAGTACTGGTAGTGGTAAGTCGACTCTTATAAATTTAATTCCTCGTTTCTTTGATGTTACTGAGGGAGAAATATTACTTGGTGGAGTTAATATAAAAGATGTTGCTCAACATGATTTAAGAGAAAAAATTGGATATGTACCTCAAAAAGGAGTATTGTTCTCTGGTACCATAGAATCCAACTTGAAATATGGCAGAAAAGACGCAACAGATGAAGAAATGAGAGCTGCAGCTGAAATAGCTCAAGCTACAGAATTCATTGATTCTAAACCAGAAGCTTTTAAAACTGAAATTTCTCAAGGTGGAACAAATGTCTCTGGAGGTCAAAAACAAAGACTTTCTATTGCAAGAGCAATAGCAAAAAATCCAGAAGTTTATATATTTGATGACAGTTTTTCGGCTCTTGACTTAAAAACTGATGCAGCTCTTCGTAAAGCTTTAAAATCAAAAACTGCTGAAAGTACAGTATTAATAGTTGCACAAAGAATTAGTACCATCTTGCATGCAGAACAAATAGTTGTTTTAAATGAAGGAAAAATAGTTGGAATAGGAACACATAAAGAGCTTCTAAAAAATTGCGAAGTTTATGAGCAAATAGCTTTATCACAACTTTCAAAGGAGGAGCTAGCTAATGAGTAGAATGGGAAAAGGTCCTATGGGAAAATCTATAGGAGCAGGACAAAAAGCAAATGACTTTAAAGGAACCATGCGAAAACTAATTGCATACTTATCTAAATTTAAAATATCAATAATTTTGGTAATTGTATTTGCTATTGGTAGTGCATCGTTTTCTATAGTAGGTCCAAAAATTTTAGGTAAGGCGACTACAAAGATATTTGAAGGATTAGTGAGCAAAGTCTCTGGAGGCAATGTAGGTATAGATTTTGACGCAATTGGAAAAATTTTAGCCTTATTACTTTGCCTTTACTTGGTAAGTGCACTATTCTCTTTTATACAAGGATTCATAATGAGTGGAATTTCTCAAAAAGTATCTTATAATTTAAGACAAGAGATTTCAGTAAAATTGGATAGATTGCCAATGAAGTATTTTGACACTAAAACACATGGTGAAATACTATCAAGAATTACAAATGATATAGATACTCTAAACCAAAGTTTAAATCAAAGTATGACACAACTTATAACATCAGTAACAACTATGATAGGTGTTTTGATAATGATGTTATCTATAAGTGGTATTATGACATTAGTGGCAATTTTAATATTACCAATATCAATGTTTGTAATTTCAAGAATAGTAAAGAAATCACAAAAATACTTTAGATCCCAACAAGAATATTTAGGGAATGTAAATGGTCAAGTTGAGGAAACTTATAGTGGTCAAACAATAGTAAAAGCATTTAATCGTGAAGAAGAAGCAATTAATGAATTTGATAAATTAAATGATAGTTTGTATAATTCAGCATGGAAATCTCAATTTTTATCTGGGATAATGCAACCACTTATGATGTTTATTGGAAACTTAGGATATGTAATGGTATCAATCTTAGGAGGTTGGCTTGCAATTAAGAAAACAATTGAGGTTGGAGATATACAGTCATTTATACAATATGTAAGAAACTTTACACAACCAATGACTCAGATTGCACAGGTTGCTAACTTACTACAGTCAACAGCAGCAGCTTCTGAAAGAGTATTTGAGTTTTTAGAAGAGGAAGAAGAAGACCAAGTTGTTGAAAATGCAGTTTCAATAGATGGTTTAGAAGGTAAGATTGATTTTGAAAATGTTAATTTTGGATATAATTCAAATAAGACTATAATAAATGATTTCTCAGTAAATGTTAAACCTGGTCAAAAAGTTGCTATTGTTGGACCTACAGGAGCAGGTAAAACTACTATAGTTAAGCTTTTAATGAGATTTTATGATGTTAATAGTGGTTCAATACTAATTGATGGTCATAATATTAAAGATTTCAATCGTAGTGAGCTTAGAGAAATGTTTGGTATGGTTCTTCAAGATACATGGTTATTTAGTGGCTCAATTATGGAAAATATAAGATATGGTAAACTAAATGCTACAGATGAAGAAGTTATAGAAGCAGCTAAATCTGCACATGTTCATAGATTTATCAAAACATTGCCAGATGGATACAACATGAAATTAAATGAAGAAGCAAGCAATGTTTCTCAAGGTCAAAAACAATTATTGACTATAGCTCGTGCCATTTTAGCAGACCCTAAAATCTTAATATTGGATGAAGCTACAAGTTCTGTTGATACTAGAACAGAAGTATTAATTCAAAAAGCTATGGATAATCTTATGGAAGGTAGAACAAGCTTTGTTATAGCACATAGATTATCAACTATACGTGATGCTGACATGATTCTTGTTATGAATGAAGGAGATATAGTTGAACAAGGAAACCATGAGGAACTTCTAAAGAAAGGTGGATTCTATGCTAATCTTTACAATTCTCAATTTGAAGAAGATGAAGCAATGTAGTAAGAATTTACTTTAAAATATGAGTATCGTTGTAAGAGAAATATAGAATAAACTATGTAGATAAGATTATATTTTGTAAGATATAATCTTATCTATTTTTTTATGTATTTACAAAGTTATGTATTTTGTTATAATATATAATAAGGAAAATGTTGGAGGTGATTATCAAGATGTATATTTAATCGTATTCTTTAAATTTTATTAATAATAAAATTTAATTTTAATAGTTAACAATTATGTAAAGTTATCTACTTTAGTTACTTTTATTAGTTGTGTAAAAAACTACTTAAATTTAAGAATTGGGTTAAATATAATATAATAATCACATATGAGTCAATTAAATTGACATATTTTTAATATATATTTAGAATTTTAATCCTTCTTATAATGTAAGTAGATTGTTTTGTATTACTTAGATTTATAAGGAGTTTTTTTATTGAAAAAACTACATAATATAATTGAGGAGAGGTGTTTTAAAGTGATTTTTTATATAAGATTAAGAAAATAACGCACGATTATGGTTATTATAATATTAAATTAGAAGTATCATTTAAGGATAAAATTAAACAAGCAAATTCTTAATGAATTTAATTATAGAGCCATAATCTCGTGCTATATATTAAATAAAAAATAGTATATAAGGAGAATATGGATATGGCAAAAAAAGGAATAATAGTAGGACTAAACATAAATAGTAAATCTGAGGATTTCAACGAACTAATGATTGAACTTGAAAACTTATGCTCTGCATGCAATATTGATGTTGTAGGAAGTATAACTCAAAATGCAAAGCAGGTTAATAGAGCATATTATATTGGTATAGGTAAAGTTGAAGAATTATTAAATATAATAAAACAAGAAAAAGCAGATATAGTTGTGTTTTATAATGAGCTTTCTACATCACAACTTAAAAACCTTGAAGAAAAATTAAACTGTGAAATTATAGATAGAACAGCATTGATACTTGATATATTTGCACAAAGGGCAAAAACTAGAGAAGCCAAGCTTCAAGTGGAAGTAGCAAGTTTAAGATATATGTTACCAAGACTTATAGGCTCAAATGAAAATTTAGGGCGTCAAAGTGGAGGAGTAGGTACTAAAAATAGAGGTTCTGGTGAAAAGAAATTAGAGCTCGACCGTAGAAGAATAGAAGAAAAGATAACTTCTCTAAATAGGGAATTAGATGATTTAAAATTCCAACGAGAAACTCAAAGAAATATGAGAAAAAAATCTAATCTTCCAAATGTAGCTTTAGTTGGATATACAAATGCCGGAAAATCTTCAATAATGAATGAATTAGTTGATATATTTAAAAACTCTGAAGAAAAGAAAGTATTTGAAAAAAACATGTTATTTGCGACATTAGAAACTTCTATTAGAAGCATAGTTCTTCAAGATAATAAAGAATTTTTATTGTCTGATACAGTTGGATTTGTAAGTAATCTACCACATGATTTAGTAAAAGCATTTAGGTCGACATTAGAAGAAGTGTGCGAAGCAGATGTGTTATTACATGTTATTGACGTTTCAAATCCAAGCTATAAAAATCATATTAAAGTAACAGTAGATACTTTAAATCAAATTGGCGCAAATGATATCCCTATAATAAATATTTACAATAAAATTGATTTAGTTGATGAAGAATTATTAAATGATATTGTAGATGATATAGGCAAGGAAGGTATATTTGTTTCAGCCAAAAAAAATATAAATATAGACAAAATGGTAAAATGCATTTGTGATAGCATATTTAAAGATTATATAAGATGTAAGTTTTTGATTCCATACAGTGAAGGAAATGTAGCTTCTTATTTTAATAATAATACAAGTGTCATAAATACAGAATATATGGAAGAGGGAACTCTTTTAGATGTAGAATGTAGTAATATAGAATATAACAAGTATAAAAAGTATGTTTTAGAATAAACTTTTTAAAAGGTATTGTAATCTAGAATTTATTTAAAGTAGTTAGTTTGGAGTTAAGTTGTAAAATTATTATAAATTATAATTTGTATAAAGCGGTATAGTTATCTAAGCTATACCGCTTCATTATATATGATAAAAAATAAGATTATTGACACAAAAGTAATTAATTACTATAATATAAAGTAACTAGTTACTAATTATAGTTATTATCAAGATTAAGGAGATAATTAACATGAAAAATATAGTGATAATTTATAAAAGTAAGTATGGTTCAACAAAAAAATATGCTAAATGGCTTTCAGAATCATTAGCTTGTGATATTTTTGAAATTAAGGATGTTAATCTAGAAAAGATTATAGATTACGATACAATTATTTTAGGTGGAGGTCTTTATGCTTGTAATATAGCAGGAATTTCTTTTTTTAAAAAGCACTATGAGAAATTAGCAGGTAAAAATCTAGTTGTTTTTGGTGTAGGAGCATCTCCATATGATGATTCAGTAATAAGAAAACTGAGAGAAGTTAATTTTAAGGATAAGTTGAATAATATTCCTTGTTTTTACTGCCGTGGCGAATGGAATGAAACAAAAATGTCATGGCTTGATACCACTCTTTGTAGTTTTCTTAAAAAGTCAATAGCTAAAAAACAACGTCAAGGTTTTAATCCAATAGAAGCTCCTTTATTATTAGGAGAAGATTTTGATTGGTGTGATAAAAAGTATCTAAATCCTATACTTGATTATGTGGATAAACTTCAAAACACAAGCTTATAACTATATTGTAATTTATAGAGTAATTAATTCTTAAAAATACAATTTTTTTATTAGTTCTCCTGTATCTAAAAGGGGGGCTTTTTTTATTTGTAAATTTATGTTATATTGATATGAATTTATTATTGTATAAAAATTATATTAATAGAAATTTAAACAATTTGTTTTAAAAATAGAGTAGTCTAATTCTTAAAGAGGGGGGTTTAAATAGTGGATATAAATAAGATAGTAATGATGCAAAGGGAATACTATAATACAGGTAAAACAAGAGATGTATCATTTCGTTTAGAGCAGTTAAAAAAGCTAAAGTCAGTTATATTAAAAAATGAAGATAAAATACTTGTGGCATTAAAACAGGATTTAAATAAATCAAATTTTGAAGGATTTATGACAGAAGTAGGTATTTTATATAGTGAGTTGAATTTTGCTATAAAAAATATAAAAAAATGGAGCAAAACAAAAAGAGTTCGTTCAAGTATGGTCAATTTTCCATCTATATCTAAGGTTGTTCCTCAACCTTATGGTGTTACACTTATAATGTCACC
This region includes:
- a CDS encoding carbonic anhydrase translates to MRRLEEILEYNKSFVKNKEYEQYATSKHPNKKIVVLSCMDTRLTELLPKAMNLKNGDVKLIKNAGATIMHPFGSIMRSILVAIYEFDVDEVMVVGHHGCGMCNVDTDKLLNKILDRGISNDVILTLRSAGIDTKQWLHGFDSAEDSVKDSINLIKNHPLIPEGIVVHGLIISPETGKIDVVVNGYEDK
- a CDS encoding MarR family transcriptional regulator translates to MNSNSEEKLNDVFLQLMRIYFIRTHFYFDKLGLYQGQPQILFSLRMKNGQSQKELADKRKVKASTTTVMIKRMEKTGLVERKQDEKDQRISRIFLTDKGLEVCKKVEEFNKELEREIFLGFSEEEKIVLRRLLMQVRDNLKAGCHKHEHEKYF
- a CDS encoding ABC transporter ATP-binding protein, giving the protein MFKLIKYLKKSALSIVIIVCLLVVQAVCDLSLPKYTSNIVNIGIQQGGVENSVPSIIRKSELDKITLFMDKDNKDKILDNYTLLNKEDYSKYKEKYPNLKDESLYELNTKNKDTIDELNTIFGKSILIVSGLEGDSKEVKAMKSQIMSQLPTQGTQGEEVDIFKVLSMMPTEQLDKLTKEMSKSFESMPESMITQSSVSYVKAEYENIGIDTENMQNNYILLTGAKMLGIAMISMIATITVGFLAARVAASVGRNLRSGVFRKVMSFSNSEMNEFSTASLITRSTNDIQQIQMLMVMLLRIVFYAPIMAIGGIIKVLNTNTSMAWIIAVAVVAILSLIIVLFSVVMPKFKLVQKLVDKLNLVSREIITGIPVIRAFSTEKHEEKRFDEANKNLTKTNLFVNRVMTCMMPAMMLIMNLITVLIVWRGAYSVDSGAMQVGDMMAFIQYTMQIIMSFLMISMISIMLPRASVSATRIDEVLVSDISIKDPEKSKVQEFKEDKKGLVEFKNVSFMYPDAEEAILTDISFTAKPGETTAFIGSTGSGKSTLINLIPRFFDVTEGEILLGGVNIKDVAQHDLREKIGYVPQKGVLFSGTIESNLKYGRKDATDEEMRAAAEIAQATEFIDSKPEAFKTEISQGGTNVSGGQKQRLSIARAIAKNPEVYIFDDSFSALDLKTDAALRKALKSKTAESTVLIVAQRISTILHAEQIVVLNEGKIVGIGTHKELLKNCEVYEQIALSQLSKEELANE
- a CDS encoding ABC transporter ATP-binding protein codes for the protein MSRMGKGPMGKSIGAGQKANDFKGTMRKLIAYLSKFKISIILVIVFAIGSASFSIVGPKILGKATTKIFEGLVSKVSGGNVGIDFDAIGKILALLLCLYLVSALFSFIQGFIMSGISQKVSYNLRQEISVKLDRLPMKYFDTKTHGEILSRITNDIDTLNQSLNQSMTQLITSVTTMIGVLIMMLSISGIMTLVAILILPISMFVISRIVKKSQKYFRSQQEYLGNVNGQVEETYSGQTIVKAFNREEEAINEFDKLNDSLYNSAWKSQFLSGIMQPLMMFIGNLGYVMVSILGGWLAIKKTIEVGDIQSFIQYVRNFTQPMTQIAQVANLLQSTAAASERVFEFLEEEEEDQVVENAVSIDGLEGKIDFENVNFGYNSNKTIINDFSVNVKPGQKVAIVGPTGAGKTTIVKLLMRFYDVNSGSILIDGHNIKDFNRSELREMFGMVLQDTWLFSGSIMENIRYGKLNATDEEVIEAAKSAHVHRFIKTLPDGYNMKLNEEASNVSQGQKQLLTIARAILADPKILILDEATSSVDTRTEVLIQKAMDNLMEGRTSFVIAHRLSTIRDADMILVMNEGDIVEQGNHEELLKKGGFYANLYNSQFEEDEAM
- the hflX gene encoding GTPase HflX, which translates into the protein MDMAKKGIIVGLNINSKSEDFNELMIELENLCSACNIDVVGSITQNAKQVNRAYYIGIGKVEELLNIIKQEKADIVVFYNELSTSQLKNLEEKLNCEIIDRTALILDIFAQRAKTREAKLQVEVASLRYMLPRLIGSNENLGRQSGGVGTKNRGSGEKKLELDRRRIEEKITSLNRELDDLKFQRETQRNMRKKSNLPNVALVGYTNAGKSSIMNELVDIFKNSEEKKVFEKNMLFATLETSIRSIVLQDNKEFLLSDTVGFVSNLPHDLVKAFRSTLEEVCEADVLLHVIDVSNPSYKNHIKVTVDTLNQIGANDIPIINIYNKIDLVDEELLNDIVDDIGKEGIFVSAKKNINIDKMVKCICDSIFKDYIRCKFLIPYSEGNVASYFNNNTSVINTEYMEEGTLLDVECSNIEYNKYKKYVLE
- a CDS encoding flavodoxin, translating into MKNIVIIYKSKYGSTKKYAKWLSESLACDIFEIKDVNLEKIIDYDTIILGGGLYACNIAGISFFKKHYEKLAGKNLVVFGVGASPYDDSVIRKLREVNFKDKLNNIPCFYCRGEWNETKMSWLDTTLCSFLKKSIAKKQRQGFNPIEAPLLLGEDFDWCDKKYLNPILDYVDKLQNTSL